The genomic region TCTCGTCACCTAAGGTTGTAAAATCACCGGTCATCAAACAGATGTTTCTGATACCAAGCATGTAAGCTCCTAAAAGGTCCGACTGGAGAGCTATCCGGTTTCTATCCCTTGCAGTGAACTGGCATATCGGTTCAAAACCACTGTCAAGGAGTATCTTGGCCATTGCAATAGATGAGGCTCTTACCATTGAACGTTGATTGTCTGTTACGTTAAATCCATCAACGTAGCCTTTTAGAGGTTTAATTCCTTCAATTATTGTCCGGTAATCTGTTCCTCTTGGTGGTGCCACTTCGGCTGTTATTATGAATTTGCCGTTGTTTATCTTTTCACTAAAGCTCATTTTCAAACCGCCTCGGATGGTTTGATTTTGAGAAGTCACGAAAAGATAGATTTTCGATTTTGAATGTTTTTCCAGAGCTTCTAAGCTTTCTGTCTATTGTGAACCAGACACATTCAGTGTCGTTATTTACCTCGCACATTCCATTGATTGCGCCACCACAGGGTCCATTCTTTAGGGATTTTGGACATCTTGTTATTGGGCAGATACCTGCCGTTTCAGAAATTATGCAGTCACCGCAGGCTATGCAGTATTCGTAGAACCACTCTTTGTGGCAATCGGCGCCGATAAAAAGAGTCGATAC from Desulfurobacterium sp. TC5-1 harbors:
- a CDS encoding methylenetetrahydrofolate reductase C-terminal domain-containing protein; translation: MVVVELKPFNEILKTISPFKRVTVIGCEIGSGRCMQGGLKEAKEVAQFLENNGKEIVEVLTIGGTCLIEKVRKLEFKETDVIVSLACGAGTQVIAEETEIPVVTGVSTLFIGADCHKEWFYEYCIACGDCIISETAGICPITRCPKSLKNGPCGGAINGMCEVNNDTECVWFTIDRKLRSSGKTFKIENLSFRDFSKSNHPRRFENEL